TCTTGATGACCCATCCAAACTTCTTCTGCAGCTGGTTTGACAAATCCTTCACCCTCATCGTCTTCTCCAATGGGAAGCTGGGCCTCAGCGTGGAACACTCCTGGGCTGACTGCCCTGTCTCAGGACATATGTGGGAGGTGCGTTCCTAAGGCTGGGGACCGCATCCAGAGACGAACCCTCAAGAACCTTAGACTGGAGACATAggctcagagacaggcagagaaaagCCTAGCAAAGAAGTGGATCTACCATGTTGACCTGCATGGGTCACTGGGGCTCGGAGAAGGGAACTGAACCTCCAGGGTCTCACAGCAAGAAGGCACAGTGACGGTGTTAACCTAGAGCCTGtgacatgcccccccccccatgcacacgcagacagacacacacacaatcatgggATGTTGTAGCACACGTCTGTAATCCAAATACTTGGAAAGTATTTTAGTctcagccagtctgggctacagggtgagaccaCATTGtagaaggaagcagagctggcTTTGGGCTCAGCTGGCCCATTGCTCCTGAAGCCCTGGATTCCACGGCAGCTGCACATAAGATGGCTGTTGTGGTGTTGCCTGCCATTCCGGCacacaggagctggaggcaggaggatcatagttCAGGATCATCCTCAGCAacactgtaagttcaaggccagcctaggctacattagaccctgtttcaaaatgaaacaaaaatgggTCCTCTGATTCCCCATCTTTATAAGACAGCTGAGAGAGATAGAAGCGTGGACCCAGAAGGTGGAGCAGTAGATGCTCATCAGTGCAAACTTAAAACATTCCACAATCCTGGTTACAGATACCCTCGCTCTGCCGGGCCTCTCCCGCCAGTTAGGGATGACTGACAGTTTTATCCACAGTTTACCCTGGCCACAGATTGCTTCCAGTTGGGGTACGCAGCAGATGGCCACTGTAAGGGGCAGCCTGACCCCACTCTGCCACAGCCCCAGCGCCTGCAGTGGGACCTTCCAGAGCAGGTGAAGCTGGACTCTGATCTCCCCTCTAAGTCCCTTGCCTTTGCCCTGAACTCATCCCCACCTCACTGCCCCAACCTTCTGATCATGTCAGACATATCCACCCTCTTGAGTCCCACACTATCCAGCAACACCAACCTCACCCTGAACTCTGTGCCCACCACCCATCCCATCCTTAATCCCGGCCCTATTCCTACCTCTTCCTTCTATTCCCAAGCCGGgctgtcccagcacccatagcacCACCCGAATTCAGTCCTGGTCCCTTCAAGCCTGTTCAAACCCATCCCGACTGCACCCGGTTCATCACTAGCGCTCTTGCCCCGTCTCAACCCTCCTTCCTTTACTTTCTGCACCACCCCACCTGACCACATCTCCATCTTCCCTTCCAGACCCATGCCCAGCTCTACCTCTGCCCTGAGGGTAATGCCAGTCATttctcccacctccttctctggcagctccagccgtccatctctctggccctgaggGGAGCTAAGATCTTATCCGGCAACATCGACTGCCACgtcttcccctttccccacttcGGCAAGAACTTCATCAAAAGTTGCCATGTCTCTTCGGACAGTTTCATCCAACTGGTCCTGCAGCTGGCTCACTTCCGGGTCAGTTGGCATTTGCGGTGCCTGTTCCCTTAGGGCTCTAGCCCCTCCAAACCTCAAcacctgtctctccagccacctctcAGTGTCTTTGTGTTTTGTCATTGCGAGTCATCTGTTAATCCATCACAGGTCATTCGTTcatttcactgtgtatcccttgctggcctcacactcacagagatccacctacctctacctaccaagtgctagaattaaaggcatgcaccactgagTCTGGTAGGTCAGTTATCTTGTTGTAGGTTGATCATCTCGTTGTCAGTCAGCCATCTTATTTTGTATCGTTCCTCCTGTGTGGGTCAGCCATATGGATCCTTCTACGTGTGTTTAAGCAGAAGGAGGTTGGTTGGAGGTCAGGACAAAAGTGGGTCAAAGCTACAAAGACAGCTCACAggctcttctctttttccccagGACAGGGGTCAGTTCTGCCTGACTTATGAGTCAGCCATGACCCGACTGTTCCTGGAAGGCAGAACAGAGACGGTGAGGTGCTGTACCAGGGAGGCCTGCCACTTTGTGAGAGCGATGGAAGACAAGGAGAAGACAGTGAGTGTGACTTCGCTGAGGTCCCTGTCACCTGTGCTCACAAGGATCCGGGAGGGGCACCTGCAACAAGGGACTAATCCAAAGCCCTGCATGAGGGAGTAGCGTCAGGCCAGGAGTGTGGGGGGCTCTGATGGGGGGACACTCAGCACTAGAGGACGACTTCACAGAGAACCGCTTCTACTCTCTTGCTCTCCTCACTTTAGCCACTTTGAAGCAATGTGACCATGACCTCTACACCATGCCTCAACTTACTTATAGCCTCTAAACAACTTCCGCCCTCCCTCCGCCTGTCCCCAAAGCCTGCTCCCTTACCTCTCTAAAGGGTTTAAATGTCCTAAAGTCAGGCACACAGCATTCTCCCGAGCTGTGTGATTCTGTCTTTTCATAACCCCTGTCTTCCCGAGGGACCCAGGACCAGCAGCGCCTTGCCCTGTTCCGAGTAGCCATGGACAAGCACCGGGCTCTACTGAAGGCAGCAATGAGTGGGCAGGGGACCGACCGCCACCTCTTCGCACTCTACATCATGTCCCGATTCCTCCATATGCCGTCGCCCTTCCTGACCCAGGTGGGCGATAGAGAAGGGAAGAAGTGAGCAAGGAGGGAGACGCTGAAAGAACGAGCAGGACATTTGTAGAGACAGCCAAGCGAGAGACGGGCTGAGGGCAGAGTGGGGTTCAGCAGTAGAACAGCGGTCCAGAATCCCCTTGTGAAGGGCGGGGGTGTGCCTCAGTGGTGGAACCTTGCCTaggatcccccagtgaggggttgaggtatggctcagtggtagagcccctgcctagaatctcctagtgaggggctggagtatggctcagtggtggagcctctgcctagaatcccccagtgaggggctggagtgtggctcagtggtagagcctctgcctagcTAGCTAATCCTCAGCaccatcagagaagaaggagcgcAGTGGAAAAGGGGCAAACAGAAGGGTGaggtggggtcagggagatggATGTGGTTAGGGACGAAGGGGGCCTTGTCAGAGGACAGTCACGGACTTTGGAGGGATTGGCATAGGAGGAAGTCTGGCTTGCGGTGGAGCAAAGAGGATCTTTTCTGCTCATGTGAGGGCCTGTTCCCCAGGTCCAGTCACAGCAGTGGCCGCTGTCCACCAGCCAGATCCCTGTGCAGCAAGTGCACATGTTTGACATCCACAATTACCCGGATTATGTCTCCTCTGGAGGTGGATTTGGGCCTGTGAGTGAGCTGTGGTCCAGCCGGGTCGGAGGGGTGGGCATTGGTGCCCTGTGGGTGTGGACAAGGGGCTGggctactggcttgcttccctctccccactccaggcCAGCGACCATGGGTATGGCATCGCCTATATTTTCACGGGAGAAAACATGATCACCTTCCATATCTCCAGCAAGAAGTCGAGCACAGAAACAGTGAGATGAACTGAGTGCCTTCCGTACCCTCCTAAATCTGGGATGGAGTCACTCAGACTCCAGGGTCCCTGGCCTAGCCTCCTCCATCAGTGCAGGGGTGTaggccccagcctcctccctcggacctcccagcctcctccctcgGACCTCGcaggcctcctccctcagactcccagcctcctccctcgGACCTCCCAGNNNNNNNNNNNNNNNNNNNNNNNNNNNNNNNNNNNNNNNNNNNNNNNNNNNNNNNNNNNNNNNNNNNNNNNNNNNNNNNNNNNNNNNNNNNNNNNNNNNNACCTCGcaggcctcctccctcagactcccagcctcctccctcgGACCTCCCAGGCCTCCTCCCTCGGACCTCCCAGGCCTCCTCCCTCGGACCTCCCAGGCCTCCCTAGCTCCTTGTTTGCTTCTCTGCAGGACTCGCAGCGGCTGGGGCGGCACATCGAAGATGCCCTGCTGGATGTAGCCACCCTGTTCCAGACCGGGCAGCATCTCAAGAGCCGGTTCAGGGCACTTGGGGGGAACTTGGGATACAGACATGGCTTTCTCTCCAATAAGCCTGTGGACCCCAAGGTCCCCACAAACTCCACCAACTTTTGAGCTCCTCAGCAGGGAGCTGGTCTCCCTTAGGAAGGAGTGTGCTGTTCCCAGGGCTCGGCTGGCACAGACGGGGGTATGGGGACCCCCACAGCCACCTGGTAATAAAGATATGTAAGTTGGGTGTGGCCTCCACTGTGCTCCTGTGCAGGGTGTGCACCCTTCCGACCCCAGCTTACCTCCCCGTTGTCCCCACTGTCACCGTAGCCCACACCACTACCCAGGCAGGTTCCACTCTAAGAAGCTCCCTGGCCAGACCAACCCAATCAGCTCTTCACACTCTGAACCTACTCCTGCCCCCCAGGACAAAAACTCTGTTAGGCCGTCTCCAGACTGAGGTTTGAGCCGCACTTCTTTCctgtgggaggaaggatggagatggcaTCGGAGTCCAGGCAGGCTGCTCTGGAGCTTTGGGGTAACAGAGGGCGATCacgaactcttgatcttcctgtgtctgcctcccagaggcagggtggcaggtgtgtgtgtcactgtgtcccCCTATTGAAAATCAAGTCAGAGGTGGGCTAGCCTGAGGTACATAGCAAGGCCCAGTCTCATATGGGGGAGGAtgtcacacctttagtcccagtgctcGGGTagcagaggcaaagggatctctgtgagtctgaggtgagttccagcacagccagggaaaccctgtctcaaaacaaagcattaACAGggctttactttgtttttttgatttattttatttattatgaatatagtgttctgtctgcatgtgtcactgcagaccagaagagggcaccagatctcattacagatggttgtgagccaccatgtggttgctgggaattgaactcaggacctctggaagagcagccagtgctcNNNNNNNNNNNNNNNNNNNNNNNNNNNNNNNNNNNNNNNNNNNNNNNNNNNNNNNNNNNNNNNNNNNNNNNNNNNNNNNNNNNNNNNNNNNNNNNNNNNNNNNNNNNNNNNNNNNNNNNNNNNNNNNNNNNNNNNNNNNNNNNNNNNNNNNNNNNNNNNNNNNNNNNNNNNNNNNNNNNNNNNNNNNNNNNNNNNNNNNNNNNNNNNNNNNNNNNNNNNNNNNNNNNNNNNNNNNNNNNNNNNNNNNNNNNNNNNNNNNNNNNNNNNNNNNNNNNNNNNNNNNNNNNNNNNNNNNNNNNNNNNNNNNNNNNNNNNNNNNNNNNNNNNNNNNNNNNNNNNNNNNNNNNNNNNNNNNNNNNNNNNNNNNNNNNNNNNNNNNNNNNNNNNNNNNNNNNNNNNNNNNNNNNNNNNNNNNNNNNNNNNNNNNNNNNNNNNNNNNNNNNNNNNNNNNNNNNNNNNNNNNNNNNNNNNNNNNNNNNNNNNNNNNNNNNNNNNNNNNNNNNNNNNNNNNNNNNNNNNNNNNNNNNNNNNNNNNNNNNNNNNNNNNNNNNNNNNNNNNNNNNNNNNNNNNNNNNNNNNNNNNNNNNNNNNNNNNNNNNNNNNNNNNNNNNNNNNNNNNNNNNNNNNNNNNNNNNNNNNNNNNNNNNNNNNNNNNNNNNNNNNNNNNNNNNNNNNNNNNNNNNNNNNNNNNNNNNNNNNNNNNNNNNNNNNNNNNNNNNNNNNNNNNNNNNNNNNNNNNNNNNNNNNNNNNNNNNNNNNNNNNNNNNNNNNNNNNNNNNNNNNNNNNNNNNNNNNNNNNNNNNNNNNNNNNNNNNNNNNNNNNNNNNNNNNNNNNNNNNNNNNNNNNNNNNNNNNNNNNNNNNNNNNNNNNNNNNNNNNNNNNNNNNNNNNNNNNNNNNNNNNNNNNNNNNNNNNNNNNNNNNNNNNNNNNNNNNNNNNNNNNNNNNNNNNNNNNNNNNNNNNNNNNNNNNNNNNNNNNNNNNNNNNNNNNNNNNNNNNNNNNNNNNNNNNNNNNNNNNNNNNNNNNNNNNNNNNNNNNNNNNNNNNNNNNNNNNNNNNNNNNNNNNNNNNNNNNNNNNNNNNNNNNNNNNNNNNNNNNNNNNNNNNNNNNNNNNNNNNNNNNNNNNNNNNNNNNNNNNNNNNNNNNNNNTGGCCACCTTCTCCCTGCAGTGACAGTCAGCGGGGTCAGCCCTGCCCAAAGTGGCCACCTTCTCCCTGCAGTGACAGTCAGCGGGGTCAGCCCTGGGAAGGCCCAGGTGGGGCTAGGGCAGGTGGCCTCACCCTCCTCCCATGCCCTCCGCCTCAGTCCTCACTCCGGCTTCATCTTGTCCGTCAGCAGTAGGTTCTTGGCCCGAACGGCTTCGTCTTGGGCCAGCCGAAGGGTGAAGCTCAGGGCCTCTGCCCTGACTTGTTTGGCCAAGGCCTGgtgctccagctcctggggagagGAGTGTAGGCGCGGCTGGGCTTGCTGGactgggctgggggtggagggggagctGGGTCGCGGAGGGTAAGGGGTAGGGTCCCATGGAGCCCACACACCACCCAAAGTAACCCATCAGGCCTTGAGCTTGGGGATAACCCTGGTATCCCATAATTCGTCTGTCTCCCCAGCTGCATCTCACAGGAAGCCCGTGAGTGTCCTGGATGTTCTCGATGCACTGGCCTGTGTCTCAGCAAGCTGAGTCACCACTCAAGCACTGTGCCCCTAATGCCTAGGAACTGCCCCATACTGTGTGTATCCCAGATGGCATGGTGCCCTTCCACATCCCATAATTCTTAAGTTCCTCTGTCACAAGAATGGTCCCTAGCATTACAGTGCTCTGTATCCCACAGTTCACCACGCCCTGTGACTGTCTGTGGATTAGGGCTGCAGCTCTCGTTACAATTCGTATCCCGTCATCCCTTAGGCCGGCATCCCATCGTGCACTGACCTCTGTATCTACGATGCTCCAGGCCATGGCCTCATGCATCCCTACAACTACTCTCTCTAATGTATATCCCACAGGCCAATACGCGCTCGCTCTCTATGTCCCACAACGCACCAGACCTCAAGCTCTAGCAGCTAGAAAGCTGTGACTTG
The nucleotide sequence above comes from Microtus ochrogaster isolate Prairie Vole_2 unplaced genomic scaffold, MicOch1.0 UNK14, whole genome shotgun sequence. Encoded proteins:
- the Cpt1c gene encoding carnitine O-palmitoyltransferase 1, brain isoform isoform X3, with amino-acid sequence MSSPTKTWLALVRIFSGRHPRLFSFQRALPRQPVPTPQESVRKYLESVRPVLGDDAFDRAAALASDFLRLQAPRLQRYLRLKSWCASNYVSDWWEEFVYLRSRGSLLVNSNYYLMQDFLYVTPTPLQAARAGNAAHALLLYRHLLNQQEIPPTLLMGMRPLCSAQFERIFNTTRVPGLEKDYLRHVQDSRHVAVLHRGRFFRVGTHFSNDLLSPRALEQQFQQILDDPSPACPLEEHLAALTAAPRSMWAQARESVKTHAATALEAVEGAAFFVSLDSEPAGLTREDPAASLDAYAHALLAGRGDDRWFDKSFTLIVFSNGKLGLSVEHSWADCPVSGHMWEFTLATDCFQLGYAADGHCKGQPDPTLPQPQRLQWDLPEQLQPSISLALRGAKILSGNIDCHVFPFPHFGKNFIKSCHVSSDSFIQLVLQLAHFRDRGQFCLTYESAMTRLFLEGRTETVRCCTREACHFVRAMEDKEKTDQQRLALFRVAMDKHRALLKAAMSGQGTDRHLFALYIMSRFLHMPSPFLTQVQSQQWPLSTSQIPVQQVHMFDIHNYPDYVSSGGGFGPASDHGYGIAYIFTGENMITFHISSKKSSTETDSQRLGRHIEDALLDVATLFQTGQHLKSRFRALGGNLGYRHGFLSNKPVDPKVPTNSTNF